AGCGCGATCAGCGACTCCCAGCGCTCGCGGGCCGAGCCACCGGCCGGCGGGTCATCGGTCAGACCGACCTCGCGCAGCACCTCGCGGACGGTGCCCGGCAGGTCCTGCGCCCCGTCGTCGCGGGCGACGGCCGTGCGCAGCGTGACCATCGCCTGCCGCACCTCGGCTCGCGCGAAGAACCGCTCCCCGCCCCGCACCTGGTACGGGATCTCGGCGTCGGCCAGCGCCTTCTCGTAGACCTCCGACTGGGCGTTGACCCGGAACAGCACCGCGATCTCCGAGAGCGCCACGCCGCGCTTGGCCAGCTGGGCGATCTTGCGCGCGACCGCTTCCGCCTCGTCGGTCTCGTCGTCGTACTCGGCGAAGTCCGGGCGCGGGCCGTCCGGACGCTGGCCGACCAGCTTCAACCGGGTTCCGGCCGGACGCTCCCGGGCCGCGCCGATGACCTGGTTCGCCAACGACACCACCTGCGGGGTGCTGCGGTAGTCGCGCTCCAGCCGGACCACGGTGGCATCCGGGAAGCGCCGCGGGAACGCGATCAGCCACTTCGGCGAGGCACCCGCGAAGGAGTAGATCGTCTGGTTCGCATCGCCCACCACGGTGAGGTCGTCGCGGTTGCCCACCCAGGCGTCGAGCACGCGCTGCTGCAGCGGGTTGACGTCCTGGTACTCGTCCACCACGAACGACCGGTAGCGGCTGCGGAACTCCTCGGCGATCTCGGGGCTGTCCTCCAGGATCGCCGCGATGTGCAGCAGCAGGTCGTCGAAGTCGAGGGCCTGCGCGCGGTTCTTGATCTGCTCGTAGGCCGCGAACGCCTTGCTCAGCTGCTCGGGCAGCACCGGGACGTCGCGACCGGCAGCGGCGGCCGCTGCCGGGTACTGCTCCGGGCTGATCAGCGAGGACTTGGCCCACTCGATCTCGCCGGCCACATCGCGGACGTCCTCCTTCTCGGTGGACAGCCCGACCTTGTTCGCGGCCTGCATGACCAGCCGGAACTTGTTGTCCGTCAGCTGCCACATCGGCGTCTCGTGCACCCGCGGCCAGAAGTAGCGCAGCTGCCGGAACGCCGCGGCGTGGAAGGTCTGGGCCTGCACGCCGGCCGCGTCCAGCCCGCGCAGCCGGGTGCGCATCTCCCCCGCCGCGCGGGCGGTGAAGGTGACCGCGAGGACCTGCTGCGGGGCGACGAGCCCGCGCTGCACGAGGTAGGCGATGCGGTGGGTGATGGTGCGGGTCTTGCCGGTGCCCGCACCGGCGAGGACGCACACGGGTCCGCGTGGTGCGATGACCGCCTGCCGCTGCTCCGGATCGAGACCTTCCAGGAGTCGCGGTTGTTCGGCCATGCCCGGCATCCTCGCAGACCCGCTCCCCCGATCGAGCCCACACCCCGAACACGGCCCCGCGTGTCGATCACTCCACCGCGGCAACAGGAACGCACGTTCGAGCTGAATCGAGAATCTCGACCCGGGTGGCGGGGCCGGCCGGACGGGTCCGGCCGGCCCCGTCGGATCAGCTCTGCCAGTTCGCCCAGCCGCGGATCATGCGGTAGGCGATGGAGACGCCCGGAGGCAGGCGGAGGCCGTCCACGGCGGCACCTTCGGACTGCAGCGCGGCCAGCACCGTGTCCCGGTGCACCCAGCGGGCGTCCTCGATCTCGCCGTCGGCCGGGACCAGCGGCGCCGAAGGGTCCGCGATCGCCGCGAAGCCCAGCATCAGCGAGCGCGGGAACGGCCACGGCTGGCTGCCCAGGTAGCGGACGTCGGTGACGTCCACCCCCACTTCCTCCGCGATCTCGCGCGCGACGCAGGCTTCCAGCGATTCGCCGACCTCCACGAACCCGGCCAGCACCGAGTACCGCTCCGGCGGCCAGTTCGGCTGGCGGGCCAGCAGTACCTGGTCCCCGCCGTCGTGCACGAGGCAGATCACCGCGGGGTCGGTCCGCGGGTACTCCTCGCGGTCGCACCCCGTGCAACGCCGCGCCCACCCGGCGCGCACGCGGGTCGTCGCCGCTCCGCACACCGCGCAGTAGCGGGCGTTGTCGTGCCAGCTGAGCAGACCGACCGCGGTCGTGAACAGCCCCGCGTCGGTGTCGTTGAGCAGCACACCGCCGTTGCGCAGGTCGAGCCAGCCATCCTGCGCACCGTCGTGGTCACTGCGCAGCGCCCAGTAGCTGGTCTCGCCCTCGACGCCGAGCAGCACCGCTCCGGGAGCGGGGCGCTCACCGAAGTCGCAGGCCGGGTGGGCCACCAGTCCCGAGCCGGTGTCGATCCGGGTGCGGCCCTTGGCGTCGACGAGCAGAACCTTCCCGGTCGCCCACAGCTCCGCCCCGCCGTCGGAGGCGTCCCGCAGCTGCTCCCGCCGATCCACAGTGGACCGCGACAGCAGCGGTGCGGAATCCAGCTGGAAACCCGTTCCAGCGAACACGTTGGAGGTCATTCGCCCGCCTCACCGAGTAAACCGATCACGGCAGCACCACACCACCGAGCAGCCGCAGCTGGTCGGCCAGCAGGTCCGCGTCGCCGACGACCACGCCGGTGAAGGAGGTCGGGGCCAACCGCTTGGCCGCCTCGGCCACCTGCTCGACAGTCACCTCGCGCAGCCGCTCCGGGTGCTCCACCAGCCATTCCTGCGTCAGCCCGGCCACCGCCAGCGCGACGAGCGTGGAAGCCATCCCGGACTGCGAGGCGGTGGAGGTGAGCAGGCCGCCGATGGCGTACTGGCGGGCGGACTCGACCTCGGACTGGGTCGGCGGCACCAGCGCCAGCCTCGCCAGCTCGTAGCGGGTCTCCAGCAGCGCGGCCGCGGTCACCTCGCTGGCCGTGTCGGCGTCCACCAGCAGCGTGCCGTTGCCCGGGGTGAACTCGAACGAGGAGTGCGCGCCGTAGGTGTAGCCCTTGTCCTCGCGGATGTTCTCCACCAACCGCGAGGAGAAGTACCCGCCGAAGGTCAGGTTCGCGATCTGCAGCGCCGGGTACTGCGGGTCGGTGCGGGGCAGCGCCTGCGCGGACAACCGCAGCTGCGACTGGACCGCGCCCGGCCGGTGCACCAGCTTCACGTCGCCGCCCCGCACGACGGGCAAGGACGGCAGCGCGCGGGCGCTGTGCTCGGACTGCCAGCCGCCCAGGATCCGCTCGACGGTCGCCACCGTCTGCTCCGGGTCGATGTCGCCGACGAGCACCAGCACCGAACCGCGCGGCAGGACCGACTCGGGGTGCAGGGCGCGGACCTCTTCCGCGGTGACGGCGGCGACGTCCTCGGCTTCCGGCACCTCGCGGACGAACGGGTGATCGCCGTAGCGGTGGCGCTGCAGCTCCTCCCGGGCGATCACCCGCGGCTGCGAACGCGCGACGGCGATCCGCTCGACCAGGCGGCCGCGCTCCCCGGTGATCTCCTCGTCCAGGTAGGCGGCCCCGGTCAGCGCGTCGGCGAGCACGTCGAGCAGCGTGTCGAGGCCGGTGGCCAGCGCGTTGCCGTAGACGCTGAGCCGCTCCGGGTCGACCACCGCGTTCAGGTCGCCGCCGACGGCGGCCAGGTCGGTGTCCATCTGCACGCGGCTGCGGCGTTCGGTGCCGGTCAGCAGCGTCTCGGCCAGCACCTCGGCGCGCGCCGCGTGCTTGGGGTTCTCACCGGCGAAGGGGATCCGCAGGCGCAGCTCGACCATCGGCACCACGCCGTGGCGGGCCGCGATCACGCGGAGCCCGTTGCTCAGCACGGTGTCCGCGGTGGCGGGGAGCCGGCCGGTGCGGGGTTCGCCGAGCGGCGGCAGCGGCCGCGGGCCCAGCTCGGTGCGGCCGATCTCCTCGGCGCTGCGGTGCGTTGCGCGGGTCATGCCGCACCTCCGTTCTCGTCACCAGCGGGTTCGATCTCCAGGACCGCGCGGGCATCGGAGCGCAGCGCCTTCGCCGCCGCGGCGACGTCCTCGGCGCTGACCTCGCCGATCCGCTTCGGCAGCTCGGAGATCAGCTCGGCCCGGCCGTGCAGCAGCTCGGCGCTGCCCAGGTCGAGCGTCCGGGAGATCACCCGGTCGTGTTCGCGGTAGAGGCTGGCGGCCCAGCGGGCGGTGACCCGGGAGAGCTCGTCGGCGCTCGGGCCGTCGGCGGCCAGCTTCTCCAGCTCCTCGTCGATCGCGCCGACCACCCGGTCGAGCCCGACCTCCGGGGTGTGGATCGCGGTGATGGTGAAGGTGTCCGGGTCGCGGGCGTCCAGCGGCGCGCCCATCAGACCGCAACCGGCGTGCACGTCGACGACCAGCGAGTCCCGGTGCAGCAGGCGCTGCTGCAGGCGGGAGGCGTCGCCGTCGCTCAGGATCGCGGCCAGCACCACGTCGGCCAGGTAGGCGTCCAGCTCACCGACCGGGTCGGGCAGCCGGTAGCCGAGGGCTACCGCCGGCAGCGGCGCGTGCGGGTCGACTTGCTTGCCGCGCAGCTCGCCGGCCGGGAACGGCTCGCCGAACGACGGCCGCGGTGCGACCTCGCGGGCCGGGACGTCGCCGAAGTGCTTGTGCACCAGCTCGGTGGTGCGCTCGACGTCGATGTCACCGGCCACGGTGAGCACCGCGTTGCCGGGCGCGTAGTAGGTGTCGAAGAAGGCGGCGCAGTCCTCGACCGTCGCCTGTTCCAGGTCGGTGAAGTCGCCGTAGCCGTTGTGCGCGTTGGCGAAGGTCGAGTACAGCACCGGGGGCAGCAGGATCCACGGGAACCCGCCGTAGGGCCGGTTGAGGACGTTGAGCCGGATCTCCTCCTTGACCACGTCCACCTGGTTGCGCAGGTTCTCCTCGGTGATCTTCGGCGCCCGCATCCGGTCCGCTTCGAGGAACAGCGCCCGCTCCAGCGCGGCCGAGGGCAGCACCTGGTAGTAGTCGGTGTAGTCCTGGTGCGTCGAACCGTTGAAGGTGCCACCGGAACCCTGCACGTGGCGGAAGTGCGCGAGCTTCTCCAGGCTCTCACTGCCCTGGAACATCAGGTGCTCGAAGAGGTGCGCGAAGCCGGTGCGCCCCTCCGGTTCGGAACGGAAGCCCACGTCGTAGTGCACGCTGACACCGACCACAGGAGCCTGCCCTGACGCTTGGCCCGCTGCCGAGTCCGGTGCCAGCACCACGCGCAGCCCGTTGGGCAACGTAACGCGATGCAGCTGGGGTTCGACCATGCCATGCAGCCTACGTGCGGCGCATATCGCGGCGCGTGCCCCCTTCGCCACGCTTCGGAATCACCCGTGCGCAGAGCGCTTCAGCGCACCTGCGCGATCATCCGATCGATCTCCGCCCCGATCGTGCGAGCATCGGCGGGGGTGAGCATGTAGATCTGCTCACCGGTGTTGCCGCGCACGTTGTGGTCCAGGTAACGACCATCGGGCTCGACGTTGTCGAACCACTTGACGATCGACGAGCGCTTCGTCCGGCCGTACTGATCGCGGAGGTTTGCCGCGATCTGCCCCAGCCGGACGTGCTGGGCCCGGCCGATCGCCTGGTACAGGTCGTACTCGCGATCGCCGCTGCTGCCCCGCTGCTGCGTCGCGGTCTGCATGTAGCTGCTCTGCTGGTCCTCGTCCGGCTGGTCCGGGCGGAACGAGCTGGCGGGCACCCGAGCCGGTCCGCGGTTGCCCGGCGGCGCGGGCGGAAGCGTCGGCAACAGCACCTGCGGCAGCGGAACGCCTTCGTGCACCTCGACGGTCAGCATCCCGCCGTGGGCAGGATCTTCGCTCGGGGTCTGCACCCCGAGCACAACCCGGTTCCCCTCCGTCACCGCCGCGACCGTTCGCCAGCAGTGGTCTTCCCCGATCTGGGGGAACCAGAGCGAGTCCACCCACAGGTACGGACGGGCGAGCAGCTTGAGGGCCTCGGCCAGATTCGGCTGGATCTCGTCGTTGACGAGGATCCCCGCAGCGGTCATGCGCTCGATCTCCGCCTGGGCGATCCGGCCGAGCTGCTCGGTGGTGCGCCCGAAGGAGCGGCTGTTCAGCGGGAGCGTCAGCGCGTCGATCTCCAGGTACTTGAGGACGACGTCGAGATGAACCGGCAGCAACTGCCAGCGACCCAACACGCTCACCGTTCTTGTTCCTCTCAATTAGTCGTGGTCCGGTGGTGGCTCGGTCGAGCCGCCACCGGACCACGTCCTGACGTGCTGTTACTCGCCCAGAACCGGGGGTGCGGTCTTCGGCATGTCGTTCATCCAGATGTCCTCCTGCTCCTCGAGCCAGGACGGACGCTCGTGCTCGTCGTCCTCGCCGCCCTGACCGCGTTGACCAGCAGCACCCATACCGCCGCCCATCATGCCGCGGCCGCCACCGGCGCCCCGGGCTCCGGCAGCACCGGCTCCAGTTCCCGCTCCGGCAGCGCCTCCAGCACCGAGTCCGCCAGCTCCGGCTCGGCCACCACCGGCCATCCCGGCCCCGGCCGCACCAGCACCGAGGCCACCGGCCATACCGCCGACCATGCCAGCGCCACCTGCTCCGGGACCGCCACCGCCGGGGAGACCGCCGCCGGGACCGCCACCACCGGGCAGACCGCCACCAGGGCCGCCGATTCCGGGAATCTTGGGCGGATCGGCCCATGCACTGCCTGTTCCGGACGGCGGGGTGTAGCCACCGGGGCCAACGCCACCCGGGTAGCCGCCACCTGGGTAGCCGCCACCAGGACCGCCACCACCCGGGTAACCACCGCCGGGACCACCGCCACCCGGCAAACCACCACCCGGATAACCGCCGCCGGGACCGCCACCACCGGGCAGACCGCCGCCAGGGCCGCCGCCACCGGGACCGCCACCGATCCCACCGCCGTCACCAGGACCACCACGACCCCAGTCAGTGGGGGGCTGCGGCGGTGGCGGCGGAGGGGTGACGACCTTGCCGTCGGGAGTCTGGAAGGCCGGCATCTGGGCGTCGACGTTGGTGAAGGTCGGGCTGTAGACGCGCCCCATGGTCTCCTGGGCGGCCTTCTCCGCCTCTTCGCGCTCCTTCATCTGCGCGAGCGCGTCACCACCACCGCCGAGCGGGCCGAGCGCGATCGTCGAGGCAGCCGTCCGTCCCCAGCTGTGCCCCTCCGGCTCCGGAACCGACGTCTTGACCTGACCCGCCGCAGAACCCACGGTCTTCAGGTTGTTACCGGTCATCTCGAAGGCGTTGCCACTGCCTTCCATCCAGTTCTTGACCGGTTCGCCGAGCGTCTTGGCCTGCTCGGCGGCCTCTCCCTGCCAACCGCCGCTGATGATCTCCTTCAGCTTGGAATCGAACTGCGGACCGCGTTCGCGGAGTGCCTTGCCCAGTTTCACCCAGGCTTCCGCGGTCTTGTCGACCTCGCCCTCGTTGATCGTGTCCTGGTTGGTCCGGTAGATGTCAGCATGGCTGAACCCGGACCAGTTCACGCACTGGGAAATTCCCGGCGGGTCGTACCCGACGACACCGTCCTGCAACGCCTGGTTGCGCTGCTGCAGCTCATTCCGCTCGTTCTGACCGTCCTGCGAAGCCTGCTGGGCGCGCTCCTTGGCCTCCTTCTGGGCCACGGTGTCGTACCCGAAGACACCCGCTCCGGCGTCGTGGATGGTGTTCCCGACGTCGCTGATCCGGTCTCCGACCCAATCCCCAAATCCCATGACTCCCCCTGGCTCCTATCACTCAGGAAGTCTCGGCTCGATCTGCCGCGCGACCTTCTCCGCCTCGCCGCACGGATCAGCGACCGAATCCCTCATCAAGCCCGTCACCGTCACGATGACCGTGCCGCCTCCAGCGTCGAGGAACGCTGAACAAATGCCTTGCCCCTCCGACCCCTTGGTCACACCGTTCGCCGCTTTCCTGCCGTCGATCTCGTACGGCGTCAGCGAGCCGAAATTGCCCTGCTTCGTGTAAGCGTCGAACGCGGTGTCGGGAACCTTGTAGAGCGTGACGTCCTTGACATCGCCTCGGAAGTTGCACCCCGGCTCAGTGTCAATCGTGCTGTCCGGCTCGCCCGGGCCTTGTACCCCGAAAGCGGACAGATCGCCTGCGGTGAAGAAGTTGCAGACGTCGAAATCAGCCAGACCCGAGCTCTGCGCTGCGGAGGTCTGCGGCTGCTCGCCACCTCCAGTCGACCCACCGGAACAGGCGGACAGCCCAACCAGTGCCAGACCTGCTGTCGCCACGATCAAGGAGCGGGAGTACAAGCTCACTACATACCTCGCTGAATGTCTTGGGCGTGCTGTTCGTCGATGGCACGGTAGTCCTTGGCCGCAGCACGGTAGGCATCCGCCATCTTCTGCAGCTCGTCCTGCATCTGTCGAATCAGGTCCACTGCCCCGGATTCCGAGGTCGTCGCCTTGTCGACGAAGCGTTGCGTCAGGTCGCGCCCGTCCGGGTATTCACCGAGCCCCGTAAG
This portion of the Saccharopolyspora antimicrobica genome encodes:
- a CDS encoding M16 family metallopeptidase encodes the protein MTRATHRSAEEIGRTELGPRPLPPLGEPRTGRLPATADTVLSNGLRVIAARHGVVPMVELRLRIPFAGENPKHAARAEVLAETLLTGTERRSRVQMDTDLAAVGGDLNAVVDPERLSVYGNALATGLDTLLDVLADALTGAAYLDEEITGERGRLVERIAVARSQPRVIAREELQRHRYGDHPFVREVPEAEDVAAVTAEEVRALHPESVLPRGSVLVLVGDIDPEQTVATVERILGGWQSEHSARALPSLPVVRGGDVKLVHRPGAVQSQLRLSAQALPRTDPQYPALQIANLTFGGYFSSRLVENIREDKGYTYGAHSSFEFTPGNGTLLVDADTASEVTAAALLETRYELARLALVPPTQSEVESARQYAIGGLLTSTASQSGMASTLVALAVAGLTQEWLVEHPERLREVTVEQVAEAAKRLAPTSFTGVVVGDADLLADQLRLLGGVVLP
- a CDS encoding ATP-dependent DNA helicase UvrD2, whose translation is MAEQPRLLEGLDPEQRQAVIAPRGPVCVLAGAGTGKTRTITHRIAYLVQRGLVAPQQVLAVTFTARAAGEMRTRLRGLDAAGVQAQTFHAAAFRQLRYFWPRVHETPMWQLTDNKFRLVMQAANKVGLSTEKEDVRDVAGEIEWAKSSLISPEQYPAAAAAAGRDVPVLPEQLSKAFAAYEQIKNRAQALDFDDLLLHIAAILEDSPEIAEEFRSRYRSFVVDEYQDVNPLQQRVLDAWVGNRDDLTVVGDANQTIYSFAGASPKWLIAFPRRFPDATVVRLERDYRSTPQVVSLANQVIGAARERPAGTRLKLVGQRPDGPRPDFAEYDDETDEAEAVARKIAQLAKRGVALSEIAVLFRVNAQSEVYEKALADAEIPYQVRGGERFFARAEVRQAMVTLRTAVARDDGAQDLPGTVREVLREVGLTDDPPAGGSARERWESLIALVELAEELAATVPDADLARYVAELDARAESQHPPTVEGVTLASLHAAKGLEWDAVFLVGLVEGTLPIQHADTDAAIEEERRLLYVGVTRAREHLSLSWALARAGGRRFRRRSRFLYSLVPDEHPAALPGRGKQREQLSRLAKPPKPRCRICNAPLAGTMDIKLGRCADCPSDVDEDLLSQLKAWRSERARQLKVPAYVVFTDATLTAIAEQRPLDEGALVGISGIGASKVQKFGSDVLALIQGERPGAR
- a CDS encoding ESX secretion-associated protein EspG, translating into MSVLGRWQLLPVHLDVVLKYLEIDALTLPLNSRSFGRTTEQLGRIAQAEIERMTAAGILVNDEIQPNLAEALKLLARPYLWVDSLWFPQIGEDHCWRTVAAVTEGNRVVLGVQTPSEDPAHGGMLTVEVHEGVPLPQVLLPTLPPAPPGNRGPARVPASSFRPDQPDEDQQSSYMQTATQQRGSSGDREYDLYQAIGRAQHVRLGQIAANLRDQYGRTKRSSIVKWFDNVEPDGRYLDHNVRGNTGEQIYMLTPADARTIGAEIDRMIAQVR
- a CDS encoding M16 family metallopeptidase, encoding MVEPQLHRVTLPNGLRVVLAPDSAAGQASGQAPVVGVSVHYDVGFRSEPEGRTGFAHLFEHLMFQGSESLEKLAHFRHVQGSGGTFNGSTHQDYTDYYQVLPSAALERALFLEADRMRAPKITEENLRNQVDVVKEEIRLNVLNRPYGGFPWILLPPVLYSTFANAHNGYGDFTDLEQATVEDCAAFFDTYYAPGNAVLTVAGDIDVERTTELVHKHFGDVPAREVAPRPSFGEPFPAGELRGKQVDPHAPLPAVALGYRLPDPVGELDAYLADVVLAAILSDGDASRLQQRLLHRDSLVVDVHAGCGLMGAPLDARDPDTFTITAIHTPEVGLDRVVGAIDEELEKLAADGPSADELSRVTARWAASLYREHDRVISRTLDLGSAELLHGRAELISELPKRIGEVSAEDVAAAAKALRSDARAVLEIEPAGDENGGAA
- a CDS encoding PPE domain-containing protein, whose amino-acid sequence is MGFGDWVGDRISDVGNTIHDAGAGVFGYDTVAQKEAKERAQQASQDGQNERNELQQRNQALQDGVVGYDPPGISQCVNWSGFSHADIYRTNQDTINEGEVDKTAEAWVKLGKALRERGPQFDSKLKEIISGGWQGEAAEQAKTLGEPVKNWMEGSGNAFEMTGNNLKTVGSAAGQVKTSVPEPEGHSWGRTAASTIALGPLGGGGDALAQMKEREEAEKAAQETMGRVYSPTFTNVDAQMPAFQTPDGKVVTPPPPPPQPPTDWGRGGPGDGGGIGGGPGGGGPGGGLPGGGGPGGGYPGGGLPGGGGPGGGYPGGGGPGGGYPGGGYPGGVGPGGYTPPSGTGSAWADPPKIPGIGGPGGGLPGGGGPGGGLPGGGGPGAGGAGMVGGMAGGLGAGAAGAGMAGGGRAGAGGLGAGGAAGAGTGAGAAGARGAGGGRGMMGGGMGAAGQRGQGGEDDEHERPSWLEEQEDIWMNDMPKTAPPVLGE
- a CDS encoding DUF3558 family protein, which codes for MATAGLALVGLSACSGGSTGGGEQPQTSAAQSSGLADFDVCNFFTAGDLSAFGVQGPGEPDSTIDTEPGCNFRGDVKDVTLYKVPDTAFDAYTKQGNFGSLTPYEIDGRKAANGVTKGSEGQGICSAFLDAGGGTVIVTVTGLMRDSVADPCGEAEKVARQIEPRLPE
- the nudC gene encoding NAD(+) diphosphatase, whose amino-acid sequence is MTSNVFAGTGFQLDSAPLLSRSTVDRREQLRDASDGGAELWATGKVLLVDAKGRTRIDTGSGLVAHPACDFGERPAPGAVLLGVEGETSYWALRSDHDGAQDGWLDLRNGGVLLNDTDAGLFTTAVGLLSWHDNARYCAVCGAATTRVRAGWARRCTGCDREEYPRTDPAVICLVHDGGDQVLLARQPNWPPERYSVLAGFVEVGESLEACVAREIAEEVGVDVTDVRYLGSQPWPFPRSLMLGFAAIADPSAPLVPADGEIEDARWVHRDTVLAALQSEGAAVDGLRLPPGVSIAYRMIRGWANWQS